From the Primulina tabacum isolate GXHZ01 chromosome 3, ASM2559414v2, whole genome shotgun sequence genome, one window contains:
- the LOC142540968 gene encoding cyclic dof factor 1-like, translating to MKDPEIKLFGRKILLPENGGDAAGKEYPSSCKRVDCEEEQSSGEISETKSGEKDQTSDEAEEFQNLIPVSETDDNPKTPSIDEDFVLPNHTERDDGQSDAMNTQQKTLKKPDKILPCPRCNSMDTKFCYYNNYNVSQPRHFCKSCQRYWTAGGTMRNLPVGAGRRKNKNSASNCRHLTISEALHASTIDGYDGFHQKTFKPNGTVLSFGPESPLCKSMASGLKIEDRNMPNRGSVSCRNGDNADDRSIGSSVKTSSSVANGGENGLQQPVVLNINQFQSPLPCIPGFPWQLSWNPAVPLPNIFTPPGFNPMPFYPSPYLNYVAPNSWNIPCISAPHPTANQNKTSCSPSSPLGKHSRNGEILNPNSSEGEHNFRQRNSDSSIVVPKTLRIDDPEEAAKSSIWATLGIKYDSTSRKGLFNALQPKCDPKESMAANASPVLMQANPAALSRSINFQESA from the exons ATGAAGGACCCGGAAATTAAGCTGTTTGGCCGGAAGATCTTGCTACCGGAGAACGGGGGCGATGCCGCCGGGAAGGAATATCCCAGCTCGTGCAAGCGGGTCGATTGCGAAGAG GAGCAATCATCAGGGGAAATCTCGGAGACTAAGTCAGGGGAGAAGGACCAAACTTCAGATGAAGCCGAGGAATTTCAGAATCTTATTCCGGTATCTGAGACAGATGACAATCCGAAAACTCCCTCGATCGACGAAGATTTCGTGTTGCCGAATCATACCGAGAGGGACGACGGGCAGAGCGATGCAATGAATACACAGCAAAAGACTCTCAAGAAGCCTGACAAGATCCTGCCGTGCCCGCGTTGCAATAGCATGGACACTAAATTCTGTTACTACAACAACTACAATGTTAGCCAACCTCGTCACTTTTGCAAGAGCTGTCAGAGGTATTGGACCGCTGGAGGCACGATGAGGAACCTTCCGGTTGGGGCTGGTCGAAGGAAGAACAAGAATTCAGCCTCAAATTGTCGCCACCTGACGATTTCTGAAGCCCTCCACGCGTCTACGATTGATGGTTATGATGGATTTCATCAGAAGACATTTAAACCGAATGGTACTGTGCTGTCTTTTGGTCCTGAATCTCCATTGTGCAAATCCATGGCTTCTGGTTTGAAAATTGAGGATAGAAACATGCCAAATCGAGGATCGGTTTCCTGCAGAAATGGTGATAACGCTGATGATCGATCTATAGGATCCTCTGTCAAAACTTCGAGTTCAGTGGCAAATGGAGGCGAAAACGGATTGCAACAACCGGTGGTGCTAAATATCAACCAATTTCAATCTCCTCTTCCATGTATTCCAGGGTTCCCATGGCAGTTGTCCTGGAATCCAGCAGTTCCGCTACCAAACATTTTCACACCTCCCGGATTTAATCCGATGCCTTTCTACCCTTCACCGTATTTGAACTATGTTGCACCTAATTCTTGGAACATTCCATGTATATCAGCGCCACATCCTACCGCAAACCAAAACAAGACAAGTTGTAGCCCGAGTTCGCCTCTTGGCAAGCATTCAAGAAACGGGGAAATTCTCAATCCGAACAGTTCAGAGGGTGAACACAATTTTAGACAGAGAAACTCGGATAGCTCGATCGTGGTACCAAAGACATTGAGGATCGATGATCCTGAAGAAGCTGCAAAGAGTTCTATATGGGCAACATTGGGAATCAAGTATGACTCAACAAGTAGGAAAGGTCTTTTTAATGCCTTGCAACCGAAGTGTGACCCGAAGGAGAGTATGGCGGCTAATGCCTCGCCGGTGTTAATGCAAGCCAATCCGGCAGCCTTGTCTCGGTCCATCAATTTTCAGGAGAGTGCCTAA